In Pseudomonas fakonensis, one DNA window encodes the following:
- a CDS encoding ComEA family DNA-binding protein → MRNCVLSYLLLPLLGLSFSLQAAPASSPSLPAAEVVAPQVGMASEQPHAARLDLNSADATTLQRELNGIGKAKAEAIVAYRDANGPFTSVDELLEIKGIGKALLERNRDKLMVN, encoded by the coding sequence ATGCGCAATTGCGTCCTGAGCTATCTCTTGCTTCCGCTACTGGGCCTGTCATTTTCCCTGCAGGCTGCGCCCGCCTCGTCGCCCTCGCTGCCAGCCGCCGAGGTTGTTGCCCCGCAAGTGGGCATGGCGAGCGAGCAGCCCCATGCAGCCCGGCTCGACCTGAATAGCGCCGATGCCACCACCCTGCAACGCGAACTCAACGGCATAGGCAAGGCCAAGGCCGAGGCCATCGTTGCCTATCGGGATGCCAATGGCCCGTTCACTTCGGTAGATGAACTGCTGGAAATCAAGGGTATCGGCAAAGCGCTGCTGGAGCGCAACCGCGACAAACTGATGGTCAACTAA
- a CDS encoding DUF2897 family protein encodes MPWYAWLILLVALGSIVGGLMMLRDTAKKLPLTEEQLKKVHERNAEMDAKEAQDR; translated from the coding sequence ATGCCCTGGTATGCCTGGTTGATACTGTTAGTTGCCCTCGGCTCGATCGTCGGCGGGCTGATGATGCTGCGCGATACGGCGAAAAAGTTGCCGCTTACCGAGGAGCAGTTGAAGAAAGTCCATGAGCGCAATGCCGAAATGGATGCCAAGGAAGCACAGGACCGCTGA
- the pyrF gene encoding orotidine-5'-phosphate decarboxylase — translation MPACQTPLIVALDFPTRDAALKLADQLDPALCRVKVGKELFTSSASGIVETLCAKGFEVFLDLKFHDIPNTTAMAVKAAAEMGVWMVNVHCSGGLRMMSACREELAKRSGPQPLLIGVTVLTSMEREDLAGIGLDVDPQEQVLRLAALAQKAGMDGLVCSALEAPALKASHPSLQLVTPGIRPAGSAQDDQRRILTPRQALDAGSDYLVIGRPISQAADPAQALAAVVAEIRG, via the coding sequence ATGCCCGCCTGCCAGACGCCCCTGATCGTCGCCCTGGATTTCCCTACCCGTGACGCCGCCCTGAAGCTGGCCGACCAGCTCGACCCCGCGCTGTGCCGGGTGAAAGTCGGCAAGGAGCTGTTCACCAGCAGTGCGTCCGGCATCGTCGAGACCCTGTGCGCCAAGGGCTTCGAGGTGTTTCTCGACCTGAAATTCCACGATATCCCCAACACCACCGCCATGGCGGTCAAGGCCGCAGCCGAGATGGGCGTGTGGATGGTCAACGTGCATTGCTCCGGCGGCCTGCGCATGATGTCCGCGTGCCGTGAAGAGCTGGCCAAGCGCAGCGGCCCGCAGCCGCTGCTGATCGGCGTGACCGTGCTGACCAGCATGGAACGCGAGGACCTGGCTGGCATCGGCCTGGATGTCGACCCGCAGGAACAGGTGTTGCGCCTGGCGGCGCTGGCGCAGAAGGCCGGCATGGACGGCCTGGTGTGCTCGGCCCTGGAAGCCCCGGCGCTGAAGGCTTCGCACCCGTCGTTGCAGCTTGTCACACCAGGCATTCGCCCGGCCGGCAGCGCCCAGGACGACCAGCGCCGCATTCTTACTCCGCGCCAGGCACTGGATGCCGGCTCCGACTACCTGGTGATCGGCCGCCCGATCAGCCAGGCGGCTGACCCGGCCCAGGCGCTGGCGGCGGTGGTGGCCGAGATTCGCGGTTAA
- a CDS encoding NADP-dependent oxidoreductase has product MPPSNRRFLLSQRPVGAVRRDDFTYEQVPAAEPAEGQVQVKNLYLSLDPAMRGWMNEGKSYIPPVGLGQVMRALGVGEVVASKHPGFKKGEHVSGALGVQDYFTGEPQGLHKIDPRLAPLPRYLSALGMTGMTAYFALLDVGQPKAGETVVISGAAGAVGSIAGQIAKLKGCHVVGIAGGAQKCQYLKDELGFDGVIDYKAEDVQAGLKRECPKGVDVYFDNVGGDILDAVLSRLNFKARVVICGAISQYNNKEAVKGPANYLSLLVNRARMEGFVVMDHVKEYGKAAQEIAGWLASGEVKSKEDVVEGLETFPETLLKLFSGENFGKLVLKV; this is encoded by the coding sequence ATGCCCCCTTCCAACCGCCGCTTCCTGCTTAGTCAACGCCCGGTCGGCGCCGTGCGCCGCGACGACTTCACTTACGAGCAGGTGCCGGCTGCCGAGCCGGCTGAAGGCCAGGTGCAGGTGAAGAACCTTTACCTGTCGCTGGACCCGGCCATGCGCGGCTGGATGAACGAAGGCAAGTCGTATATCCCACCGGTGGGCCTTGGCCAGGTGATGCGCGCCCTCGGCGTGGGCGAGGTGGTGGCCTCGAAGCACCCCGGCTTCAAGAAAGGCGAGCATGTCAGCGGTGCCCTTGGCGTGCAGGACTACTTCACTGGCGAGCCCCAGGGCCTGCACAAGATCGACCCGCGCCTGGCGCCCCTGCCGCGCTACCTGTCGGCGCTGGGCATGACCGGCATGACCGCCTATTTCGCCCTGCTGGATGTCGGCCAGCCCAAGGCCGGCGAAACCGTGGTGATTTCCGGCGCTGCCGGCGCGGTCGGCAGCATTGCCGGGCAGATTGCCAAGCTCAAAGGCTGCCATGTGGTCGGCATTGCCGGCGGCGCGCAGAAGTGCCAGTACCTCAAGGACGAACTGGGCTTCGACGGGGTGATCGACTACAAGGCCGAGGATGTACAGGCGGGCCTGAAACGCGAATGCCCCAAGGGCGTCGATGTGTATTTCGACAACGTTGGCGGCGATATTCTGGACGCGGTGCTGTCGCGCCTGAACTTCAAGGCGCGGGTGGTGATTTGTGGCGCCATCAGCCAGTACAACAACAAGGAGGCGGTCAAGGGCCCGGCCAACTATCTGTCGCTGCTGGTAAACCGCGCGCGCATGGAAGGCTTCGTGGTGATGGACCACGTGAAGGAATACGGCAAGGCCGCGCAGGAAATCGCCGGCTGGCTGGCCAGTGGCGAGGTGAAGAGCAAGGAAGATGTGGTGGAGGGGCTTGAGACCTTCCCCGAAACGCTGCTCAAGCTGTTCAGCGGGGAGAACTTCGGCAAGCTGGTGCTGAAGGTCTGA
- a CDS encoding SDR family oxidoreductase, which yields MSMTFSGQVALVTGGAAGIGRATAQAFAAEGLKVVVADRDAAGGEATVAQIREAGGEALFVACDVTRDSDVRQLHEQAIQAYGRLDYAFNNAGIEIEKGRLAEGSEAEFDAIMGVNVKGVWLCMKYQLPLLLAQGGGAIVNTASVAGLSAAPKMSIYAASKHAVIGLTKSAAIEYAKKGIRVNAVCPAVIDTDMFRRAYEADPRKAEFAAAMHPVGRIGKVEEIASAVLYLCSDGAAFTTGHSLTVDGGALAI from the coding sequence ATGAGCATGACTTTCTCCGGCCAGGTCGCCCTGGTCACCGGTGGTGCGGCCGGTATTGGCCGGGCGACAGCCCAGGCGTTCGCTGCCGAAGGCCTGAAGGTGGTGGTGGCTGACCGTGATGCGGCCGGTGGCGAAGCCACGGTGGCACAGATTCGCGAGGCCGGCGGTGAGGCGCTGTTCGTGGCCTGTGATGTCACCCGGGATAGCGATGTGCGCCAGCTCCACGAGCAAGCCATCCAGGCCTATGGTCGGCTGGACTACGCCTTCAACAACGCCGGCATCGAGATTGAAAAGGGCCGCCTGGCCGAAGGCAGCGAAGCCGAGTTCGACGCGATCATGGGCGTCAACGTCAAGGGTGTATGGCTTTGCATGAAGTACCAGCTGCCGCTGCTGCTGGCCCAGGGCGGCGGGGCGATCGTCAACACGGCCTCGGTGGCCGGCCTGTCGGCGGCCCCCAAGATGAGCATCTATGCCGCTTCCAAGCATGCGGTGATCGGCCTGACCAAGTCGGCGGCCATCGAGTATGCGAAGAAGGGCATCCGGGTCAATGCCGTATGCCCGGCGGTGATCGACACCGACATGTTCCGCCGTGCTTATGAAGCCGACCCGCGCAAGGCCGAGTTCGCAGCGGCGATGCACCCGGTGGGGCGTATCGGCAAGGTGGAGGAAATCGCCAGTGCGGTGCTGTATCTGTGCAGCGATGGCGCGGCGTTCACCACCGGCCATAGCCTGACCGTCGACGGTGGTGCGCTGGCGATCTGA